Genomic DNA from Desulfonema ishimotonii:
GATGGCCGTCGAATTCGGGACCGTCCACACAGCCGAACTTGGTCTCTCCGCCGACGCTCACGCGGCAGCCGCCGCACATCCCTGTGCCGTCCACCATGATGGGGTTGAGGCTGACCAGGGTCGGAACGTCAAAGCCTTTGGTCACCAGGGAGACGAACTTCATCATGGGAACCGGGCCGATGGCCACGACCTGTTTGACATCCTCTTTCTCCAATACGTCTTTCAGCACCTCGGTGACAAAGCCGTGATGGCCGTATGAGCCGTCATCCGTACAGATTTTCAGCTCATGGGAGGCCGCCTTCATCTGCTCTTCCAGGATCAGGATATCCTTGCTTCTTGCGCCGATGATGCTCGTCACATGATTGCCTGCCTCTTTGAGCGCACGGGTGATGGGGTGCAGCACGGCAATGCCGGTTCCGCCGCCCACACAGACGACGTTGCCCCAGTTTTCAAGATGGGTCGCTTTGCCCAGCGGCCCGATTACGTCCTGAAATCCCTCGCCGACCTTCAGGCTTTTGAAAATCGCTGTGCTTTTGCCCACCACCATATATATAATGGTAATCGTCCCCTTTTTCGGGTCCGTATCCGCCATTGTCAGAGGAACGCGCTCACCGTTCTCATTGGCTTTCAGAATGACAAACTGCCCCGGCTTTGCCTTTCTGGCGATCAAAGGCGCTTCAATTTCATTCAGCACGATGGTGCCGCCGACCATCTCTTCTCTTTTGACAATCTTAAACATAAAAACCTCCGAAACATCACGTTGTATGTTACAAAAACTGAAAACCGCGTCCCTTCTGAAAACGTCCGTTCTTCCCGGTTCCCACTGGCAAAGGCCACTGAGCTGACGCTGGTTGTGAAATTGGAAAAAATGACGCCTCACAACGGACGGGTATAGACACTGCTGGTAAATTATTTCCTCCTGTAAATAATCCGGTGATATACGCTGAACCCGGATTTCTGACAATATAAGATAAGATGGTTAAATCGCCAGAAAACAGGCCTCACAGAAAAAGCCCGGTAAAAATATCCGGCCTTCAGGTTTATTTCCGTTCTAAGCTTTAAGCAAAGTTTATACCAAACAGGATAATTTGAAAAATAATTTACCCACACTGCCGTTTCGTGAGACGGGGCGGCGTAAAACGGTTGAAATTCTCTGTTTTCAGTGCTAAAGCGCCCTATCATCAGGGGGCAGAACAAAACGCATTTTACTTTTTCAGTCAGGCAGATTATCCGCTTAAGGGTCCAAATGACCCACTGAGGGTATTTATGACCCGTAATTCGATTTGAAATCCGACACCGCAAAATCTCCATAAGCGTAAATATTTCTTTAAAAATCAAAATATAATGGCGAGATATACCGTCAGACATACAGGAATCAGGACCATGAAATTATTTGACAGCCACTGCCACATCAATTCTTCGGAATATGACGAAGATTTTGAAAATGTGCTAAAAAATATGAATGCGGCAGGCGTTGCCGGGGCCATGATTGTGGGAACCAACAGGATGGATTCGGCCAGCGTTGTGGAGCGGGCAGCGGCTTATCCGGGACTTTTTGCCGCAGTGGGGGTGCATCCCCATGACGCACGGGAATGCTCCGAAGAAACCCTTGAATATCTGAAAGAACTGACCCGGCATCCCAGGGTCCGGGCATGGGGCGAGGTCGGGCTTGATTTCAACCGGATGTATTCCCCGCAGGCGGATCAGGAAAAGTGGTTTTCCCGGCAGCTTGACGTGGCCGATGAACTGGGGCTTCCCCTGATTTTTCACGAACGGGACAGCGAAGGGCGTTTCCTGGAGATGCTCCGCTCCCGGTATTCCGGTGGCAGGGACGGCGTGGTGCATTGTTTCAGCGGCAACCGGGCCGAACTGGACGCCTATCTGGAGATGGGATTGCACATCGGCATCACGGGGGTGCTGACCCTGCTGAAACGGGGCGGGCAGTTGCGGACGCTGGTTCCGCATATCCCGGCAGAGCGGCTTCTGGTGGAAACCGATGCGCCCTATCTGACGCCTGCGCCCCATAAAAACAAGACCCGGCGCAACGAACCGGCCTTTGTCCGTGCCACCCTGCTGAAGCTGGCCGGGGTGCGGGGGGAAGATCCCGAAGCGCTGGCGGAGATCATATGGGCCAATACCTGCCGGTTGTACGGAATCGAAGTGCCTGCGAAACTGAACATCAGCCCCGCGACATTCCGGGTCTGAATACCCCCGCATAAGAGGCTGTTTTAAAAATACCGGTGATCGGAAACGGAGTGCGAAAATTAAGGCCGAAGGCCGATTTTTCGCGAATTTTTTTGCAAAAGACCGCCCCCTTCGGGGGCTTAACTTTTGCACTCCGAAAAGCCGGGTTCCTGATTTTTAAAACAGCTTCTGAATTCCGCCGCCGGGGAATGAATCCCCGGCTGAAAGCCGAACCGGGCCTGACTGCGACCGGTTTCCCCGGCTCAGGATTTTGTCATCAGGTGGCTGATGGCGCTTTCCAGCCCGTCAATGGACAGCTCGAACATGGGGAAAATTCCACGGATCATGGTAATGGTCCGGGTGTAGCCCCACATGCGTTCGGGCACGGGGTTGAGCCAGACGCAACGGGGAAAGGTTTCGGACAGAAACCGGAGCTGCTCAATGCTCGGCCTGCCGCTGCGCTCCTCCAGGTGAATGGAGCCGTCTGCCGTCATCAGCTCGTAGGGGGCCATGCTGGCATCTCCGAGGATGATGAGGCGGGTTTCCGGGTCAAACCGGGCGAATTCGGACACTTTCTTCGGCTTGCGGTACCGGGCCGGGTCCCCCCAGATATTGTCGTATATGGTGTTGTGGAAAAAATAGGTCTTCAGCTCCTTGAACTGCGCCCTGGCATAGTCAAAAAGAGTCTGAACCACGGGAATATAGGGGTCCATTGACCATCCGCCGTTGTCGATGGCGAGGATCACCTTGAGCCGGTCCTTCAGGCTCTGCTCAAAGATAATCTCAATCTCCCCTGCGTTTTTCATGGTCTGATAAATGGTCTCATCCACGTTGACCCGGTCTTTGGGGCCGGACGGGATCATGTTCCGCAGCCGCTTGAGGGCCTCGCCCATCATGGCCTGGGTCAGCGGTCCCTCCAGGGAGTAATCCCTGTACCGCCGGTCCATGGCGACCTTCACGGCAGATTTGTTCCGGGAGACGCCGCCCACGCGCATTCCGCCCGGATGATACCCGGAGTGACCTGTGGGAGAAGTGCCGCCGGTGCCGATCCATTTGCTGCCGCCGTGATGGGCCTCGGTCTGCTCTTTCAGCCGCTCCCTGAAATAATCAATCAGCTCCGCCGGCGTCATCCGGCTCAGTTTCTCCTCATCCTCATCCAGGGCCTTTGCAAGCAGTTTGGGATTTTTCAGCCACTCCTCCAGCAGGGTCCGCGCCATCTCGTCGATCTCAACCCCTCCGATATCGGGCAACTCGGCCCCCTCAAAGCGATGGGCAAAAACCTGGTCAAAGAGGTCAAAATACCGCTCGCTCTTGACCAGAATGGCGCGTGATGCCGTGTAAAAGTCGTTCAATGAGTTGATCAGTCCTTTGTTCAGCGCCTTCTGCAATGTCAGAAAAGAGGTGGGGCTGACCGGAATGCCTGCATTTTTTAACGTATAAAAAAAGTCTGTAAACATAATACCCCCCTTTTATTCTGTTTTTTTCTGACCGATTTTCCGGTCTGTTTTCTCCGGCATTTTTTTTAAAGTGCGTCTGAGCGTTGAGTCACTGATCTTTTTGCCCGTCTGATTTTCAATGGCCCGGCGGAGGCGAAGGACAGCGCGGGGCGACGCCTCAGCCATTTCAAAAATGAAGGCCTCATCTTCGGCGGAAAGGGCTTTCGGCCTGCCGGAGCGGGGGGCATCATACAGGCCGCCGATGCCTGCTTTTTCCCACTTGTTGATTGTGGAAGAGGCTGTCTGACGGGTCATGTTGCAAATATCAGCAATATCCTGCAGGGCATAGCGTTTATGACTCAGAATAATGGCATGGGCTCGGTTACGCACCCTGGCCCCCGGATAACTGCTGCGGATGAACTCCAGTGTTTCCAGTTCGGCTTCTGTCAGTTCACGGACATATTTCATGTGAAGCCCCTTTTATTTAGATATGGATCAATATACTCCGTCTTTTCAGGAATACCGTCATCCCGGCAGACAGGTCCGGGGTGACGCGCTTTTGCCGGAATGATGGTCAGAGAGGACACCTCGGTTTTCAAAACAGGTTCAGCAGATCAGAACGTATATCATATTTTTGAAAATTTGTTAAAAATTTATTGCTGAAATGCGCTGGAACTCATGCCAGTGCCATGAAGGCAGTTATGTAAATTTTAATTACACTTACAGAGCCCTATCCGTTTTCAGCTATCTGCCGCCGGGCCGGTATCCGAAACACCGGGAAATGCCGTACCCCGGTGCATTCTGAGTTTTTGCTTCCTGAAAACTTCGGCAGGTGATTTCAAACAAAACATACTAATAATCTGAAATTAAATGCAATAACAATATATTTGAAACGGCGTATCCATTTTACTGCCCTGCTAGGCTATATGTTGTGTTTTGAGTTGTTCTGAAACCGCTATATAAAGTGTTTAAGGGCCGCGAAGTGGATAGGTCGCTATTTGAATAATACCAGCAAAAAATATGCTGATTCTCCAAAAAAATCAGAAATACCCTGACCGGACACCGCTGATGTCAGATAGCCCACGGGGATTCCGCACGTTTGGTTCACAATTGTAAATGAAACCATACGCTGAATCCGTGGGAACTATCCCCTTCTGCCCTGCTGTGTTTTAAAACGGAAACTTTCTCTGCGCCTTTCCTCATATTTTTTGCGTAACTTGGGGTTGACATCCGCATGTGGCTGGTGTAAGAAATTTTCTAATTTAAAACACCGTTTCATTATGCAAAACAATATTGCTGCTGGGAAGGAGGCTGCACATGTCTCAGGTTTTATCCATTTTTTCAGTGGGCCTGATGGGCGTTTTTTTATGTATGGCGCTGCTGTACGGGTCAATGCGGTTTACAGCACTGGTCATTGATGCGCTGGCCAGGAAGGAAGAAAAATGATCGAGAACATCCTGTCACTGTTCAAAACTACCGGAATTTTCTATGTCACGCCGGGAATGCTGATCATGTGGGCCATCGGCCTGCTCCTGATCTATCTGGCCATTAAAAAGGAATATGAGCCGCTGCTGCTGCTGCCCATCGGGTTCGGCATCATCATCGCCAACCTGCCCATGGCGGATCTGATGAAGCCGGAAGAGGGGCTGCTGTGGAAATTCTACCATTTCGGAATTCAGTGGGAGATCATTCCGCCGCTGATTTTCCTGGGGCTGGGCGCCCTGACCGATTTCGGGCCGCTGCTGGCCAGGCCCTCTCTGATTTTCCTCGGCGCCGGTGCCCAGGCCGGCGTCTATTTTACCTTTTTCATCGCCTGGCTCATGGGCTTTGACCTGAAAGAGGCGGCCTCCATTGGCATTATCGGCGGTGCGGACGGGCCCACCACCATTTTTCTGACCTCCAAGCTGGCCCCCCATCTGCTGGGGAGTTGCGCGGTGGCAGCCTATTCCTACATGGCGCTGGTGCCCATTATCCAGCCGCCGATCATGAAGATGCTGACCACCAAAAACGAACGCTGCATCCGCATGAAGAAAACACGGAAGGTCAGCGCCCTTGAGAAACTGCTCTTTCCCATCATCTCCGCAATTATCATCATCATCCTCGTGCCCGCGTCCGCACCCCTGATTGCCATGTTCATGCTGGGGAATCTGTTCCGTGAGGCCAAAGTCGTGGATCGCCTGAGCCATGCGGCCCAGAATGAGCTGATGAACATCGTGACCATTTTCCTGGGACTGCCGATCGGTGCAACCATGAACGCGGATAATTTTCTTCAGCCCAAGGTGATTTTCATCTTCTGCCTGGGGCTGATCGCCTTTATGATCAGCACAGCCACCGGCGTTCTCCTGGCCAAGCTGATGAACCTCTTTCTGAAGGAAAAGAACAGGATCAATCCCCTGCTGGGGGCTGCCGGGGTGTCGGCGGTGCCCATGGCCGCGCGGGTCGTTCACAAGGTGGGGGCCGAGGCGGACAAGAAAAATTATCTGCTCATGTATGCAATGGGCCCGAACGTGGCCGGTGTGATCGGCACGGTGATCGCCGCCGGAATTTTTCTGACGGTGATCAGATAAAACAGGCCCCGCCCCCGGTTCAGACGGTGCGGGTCGCTTTATTATTTTATAAAACCAACTGAAATCAAAGAGTTTCATTCCCTTTATATTTTTCAGACAGCAAAGGAGAGGAATTATGGCAGAAGACATCATCGCCCCGCTCGCGGGCAAGATCGTAAAAATGTATCTGGAGGTCGGCGCCACGGTGGAAGAGGATGACGATGCGCTGGTCATCGAAGCCATGAAGATGGAAACACCGATCTATGTTCCCTGTGACGGCACGGTCAAAGAGATCAAAGTCAAAGAAGGCGACAACGTCGAAGAAGATGACGTGCTGGCAATTATCGGATAATGCTGCCCGTCAGATGACGGCGGATAAAGGGGACAGGAGCCAATCATGAGACCGTATTTTGAAAAAATGCCGGAGTTCGGCAAAGCGCTGAAGAAGGGCCAGCTCAAACGGACCGAGGCCAATCTTGAGGCCGTCCGGGCCGAAGAGGCCAACATCGAAGCGGAAGTTGAAAAGGTGAAAAACGCCGGTTTCCCGACGGAGAAGATCAATGCCAGGGGGCAGATGACGGTCTGGCAGCGTCTGGAATATCTGGTGGACGAGGGCACCTGGTGTCCGCTCCACACCCTCTACAACCCGGCGGACAATGTCGAGGGAACCACCAATGTCATCGACGGCATCGGCAGGATCTCCGGCCGGTGGGCCGTCATTATCGGCTTTGACAACAAGGTCATGGCCGGTGCGTGGCTGGCGGGTCAGTCTGAAAATATCCTGCGGGTGACCGATCTGGCCAAACGGCTCAACGTGCCGCTGATCTGGCTGGTCAATTGCAGCGGCGCCAAATTGCCGGAACAGGAGAAATTCTATGCCAACCGGCGCGGCGCGGGAACGCCCTTTTTCAGGCATGCCGAACTGGAACAGCTCGGCATTCCGGTGCTGGCCGGTATCTACGGCACCAACCCGGCCGGCGGCGGCTATCAGAGCATCAGCCCCACGGTGCTGTTTGCCCACAAAAACTGCAATATCGCGGTGGGCGGCGCGGGGATCGTCAGCGGCATGGCCCCCAAAGGCCATTTTGACCTTGAGATGGCCGAGGCGATTATTGACAAGGCCAAGCATTTCAAGTCCGTGCCCCCGGGCCGGGTGGAGATTCACCATGACCACACCGGCTTTTTCCGCTATGTGTTTGAGGAGGAGCAGGGCGTTCTGGACGGCCTGAAAGACTATATGACAAAGCTTCCGGCCTATGATCCGGAATTTTTCCAGGTTGCCGAACCCAAACCGCCCAAATTCCCTACAGAGGAGATTGCCCGCCTGCTGCCGATGGAGCAGAAGACGGTGTACGATTTTAATGAAATTCTGGCGCGTCTGGCGGACGGCAGCGAGCAGATGGAGTTCCGCCCGGACTACGGCCCCGAAGTCTACACCGGTCTCATAAAGGTCAACGGTTTCCTGGTGGCCTGCATCGCCAACCGGCAGGGCTACCTGGGCAAAGAGTATCCCGAATACGCCGATTATCCGGGGTTCGGCGGCAAGCTCTACCGCCAGGGCATGATCAAGATGAACGAGTTTATCACCCTGTGCGGCCGGGACCGGCTGCCGGTTATCTGGTTTCAGGATACCACAGGGATCGACGTGGGCGATGATGCGGAAAAGGCCGAGCTGCTCGGACTGGGCATGTCCCAGATTTACTCCATCCAGCAGACCGATGTGCCCATGATGCTGGTGGTCCTGCGCAAGGGCAGTGCGGCTGCGCACTATGTCCTGGGCGGGCCGACCGCCAACCGGCACAATGCCTTTACCCTGGGCACCGTCGCCAGTGAGATCTATGTCATGCACGGCGAGACGGCGGCTGTGGCGACCTACTCCCGCAGGCTGGTGAAGGAACAGGCCGCCGGGAATCCCTTGGAGCCGGTGATTGATAAGATGAACACGCTGGCGCAGGAGTACCACGATAAATCCCGTCCCCTGTTCTGTGCCAAAACCGGCTTGGTGGACGAGATTGTCCCCATGGGGGCGATCCGCAAATACATGGAAGCCTTTACCGCCTCAGCCTATCAGAATCCGAAATCCATCTGCCCGCACCATCAGATGATTCTCCCCAGAATTATCAAAGGGTAACATAAAAAAACGGTGCGGCATCCCTGCCGCACCGTTTTAAAAAAAAAGTCTTACCCCGTCACTTCAGAAAAATCCCCTTGTCAGGGACTCGGCATGAAATAACTTACCAGCAGACATCTTTTTTCGGAGTGCAAAAGTCAGGCCCCGAAGGGGCGATCTTTTGCAAAAGCTGCGAAAAACCGGCCTTCGGCCTTAATTTTCGCACTCCGTTTTTGATGCGTTGGCATTTTAAAAACAGCTTTTTATGGAAAATTTATTTCTTCCAAGTCCCTCAAAACAGATCCGAGGCCCGGCTATGAATGTTTCAGGCGACCGACGATGGCAACCCAGCCCTCTTCCTCCCGGACTTCCAATATATCAAAACCGAGTTCCCGCATCCGGCAGACCACTTTTTCCCGGTTTGCGCTGATGATCCCGGAGCCGATGAACAACCCCTCTTCCGCCAGCACCGTCCTGATATCGTCCAGCAGGACGAGAATCACCTCCGAGAGAATATTGGCCACCACCATGTCGAATTTCCGGTGAACCACGTCCACAAGGTTGCCGCCCCTGACGTCGAAGCGCTCCGGGCTGATGTTGTTGAGCAGCAGGTTTTTCCGGGCCACCCCAACGGCCACGGCGTCGCTGTCAACGCCCACAGTCAGAGCGGCCCCCAGCTTCTGGGCGGCGATCATCAGAATGCCGGAGCCGGTACCCACGTCCAGAAGGTCTGTTCCGGGACGCATCCGGGTTTCGATCAGCCGGATGCAGAGCGCCGTGGTGGGGTGGGTGCCGGTGCCAAAGGCCATGCCCGGATCAATTTCCAGCACCATTTCATCCGGCCCGGCCTGATAGTCCCGCCAGGTGGGTTTGACCACGATCCGGTCGCTGATCTTCTCCGGCCAGAAATATTCCTTCCAGGACTCGGCCCAGTCCTCCTCGTCGATTTCGTCATAGGTGACCTGTGTGTCAATGCCGTTCACTGCCGACAGGCGCGCCAGAGCGGTTTCCAGTCCGGCCCGTCTTGCCTCGTACTGTTCGTTCCGGGCAAAGTAGCCGCTGACCGAATCGGCCTCCGGCAGCGTCTCAGCGCCGTCGGCCCAGTCCGCTGTGGTATCCGGTACCGTACTCTCCACAACAACCCCCTGAAGGCCGAAGTCATAGAAAATATCTGAAATCAGGTCGGTTGCCAGATCTCTGTCCTCAACGTCAAAGGTGACTTTTGCCTGTATCCACTTCATATTACTCTTTTCCCTCTCTTTGGTCCCCATTTTTCCTTCGGGGGATTGAAATACCCGTATCTCAGATCGGGAAAAAGGCCGCGTATCCGGTGAAGCAGCGTTTTCATGCCGATGGGCGTGCTGTGGGTGGCCACTTCGTTCATCGCCTTCCAGTACCGGATCGGGTCGAAGTTGAGGTTGCGCCACTGGATCAGATGAACCGGATGCTGTTCCCTGAAGCGGATAAACGCCTCGGCCTCTTCGGGCGAATCCGTAAAACCGGGGCAGTTCAGATAGTTGATGGCCACAAATTTTCCCCGCCCAAGGGCCAGATCAATGCTTTTGAGTACGTCCCGGAAGGTGTAGCCGGCGGGGCGGAAATAGGCGGTGTAACACGCTTCCCGGACGCTGTTCATGCTGACCCGTATGCTGTCGAGACCCGCATCGAACAGCTTCTCCAGCACATCCGGCAGACTGCCGTTGGTATTCATGTTGATCGTACCTTCGGGCGTTGTCTCCCGGATTCTGCGGATGGCCGGTTCAATGACATCGGCGGCCAGCAGCGGATCACCCTCACATCCCTGACCGAAGCTGACGACGCTTTTTTTCACCCGGCCAATGTGTTCAAGGGCCACTTCCGCGATTTCCGGGGGCGAAGGGGTAAAGCTGATCCGGTTCTGGCTGCATGGGATGTCCGAATCTTTCTGAAGGGATATGCAGCCCATGCACCGGGCGTTGCAGGCGCGGGAGGTGGGCAGCGGGGCTTCGTAGCGGCTCAGGAAGAAGTTTTTCCCGGCCGGGCAGCCGTATTCCAGGGCACATTTCTCCAGATGTTTTCTGAGGCGGTTTTCCGGCATGACTTTGCGCATCTGCCGGACACCGGCAACGATTTTTTCCCGCTGCATCCGTCTCAGATCCTGTCTCGGTTCGCTGTCAACGCAGATGACCGCAGACCGGAATTCCCCCTCATGCCATCCGACCGCGCCGTAGGAAAAAAGCGGAAGGGGGACTGCCGGCTGATCCTCCACATATGCGCTGAGCCAGGCCTGCACATAGCCCGGTGAGTTGAAGGCCGCTACCGGGAAAATCGGATCGCCGGGCAGATAGGGGTTTTCAATCAGCCGTTCGATTTCGCCGGTTTTCATGTTGCAGACAATGGGGCTTCTGGTGGGCAGATACATCAGCTCTCCGCCATAGGGCATGGGAACGGTCCTGCCGATGGTGAGCGGCTCGTAGAGCGAGGCCGCCATGCCGACAGCCGCATAGCCCTCCAGCTCGAAAATTTCGCCCTCCCGGTTCGCCACAAGCGCTGTAATTAACTGATTCTTATTTTTATGATTTGTTTTTTTTCTGTGCTGCATCAGATGGTCTCCGTGCTGAACGTTTTACTACCGTGCGTCCATACCATATCAGACCGGTACCGTATAGGCCCTTTTTCGATTTAACGGACGGCGAACGATCGGTGTTGAAAAAATCCCACTTTCAAAACGCCTGTATGAATGGAAAATAAAAACCCCGAAAGCGAGAGAAATCACTTTCGGGGTTTAATTCAGCAGAGACGGATTGCGCTATTTCCCGATATTAAAATTGTCTCTCATAAAGCAGCCCAGACTGATGAGACCGATGCCCAGCATGATCAGGCTGGCCGCCTCAGAGAAAACAGGTTGGGTGTCTGTAAATGCAGCCGCAGCTGCGGAAGAGATCATAACCGAAAATATGATAAATAAGGTGATAACCTTGAATATTCTGTTCATTCTGAACTCCTTTCAGGTGTAACGCTGCGTGAGACTTGCCTTAAATATAAAGCAGATTTGATAATTGCAAGTCAGGTCTTTTTTTTACAAAACAGTATGTTATGATATTGTTTGAGA
This window encodes:
- a CDS encoding TatD family hydrolase, whose translation is MKLFDSHCHINSSEYDEDFENVLKNMNAAGVAGAMIVGTNRMDSASVVERAAAYPGLFAAVGVHPHDARECSEETLEYLKELTRHPRVRAWGEVGLDFNRMYSPQADQEKWFSRQLDVADELGLPLIFHERDSEGRFLEMLRSRYSGGRDGVVHCFSGNRAELDAYLEMGLHIGITGVLTLLKRGGQLRTLVPHIPAERLLVETDAPYLTPAPHKNKTRRNEPAFVRATLLKLAGVRGEDPEALAEIIWANTCRLYGIEVPAKLNISPATFRV
- a CDS encoding acetyl-CoA carboxylase biotin carboxyl carrier protein subunit, whose product is MAEDIIAPLAGKIVKMYLEVGATVEEDDDALVIEAMKMETPIYVPCDGTVKEIKVKEGDNVEEDDVLAIIG
- a CDS encoding acyl-CoA carboxylase subunit beta; protein product: MRPYFEKMPEFGKALKKGQLKRTEANLEAVRAEEANIEAEVEKVKNAGFPTEKINARGQMTVWQRLEYLVDEGTWCPLHTLYNPADNVEGTTNVIDGIGRISGRWAVIIGFDNKVMAGAWLAGQSENILRVTDLAKRLNVPLIWLVNCSGAKLPEQEKFYANRRGAGTPFFRHAELEQLGIPVLAGIYGTNPAGGGYQSISPTVLFAHKNCNIAVGGAGIVSGMAPKGHFDLEMAEAIIDKAKHFKSVPPGRVEIHHDHTGFFRYVFEEEQGVLDGLKDYMTKLPAYDPEFFQVAEPKPPKFPTEEIARLLPMEQKTVYDFNEILARLADGSEQMEFRPDYGPEVYTGLIKVNGFLVACIANRQGYLGKEYPEYADYPGFGGKLYRQGMIKMNEFITLCGRDRLPVIWFQDTTGIDVGDDAEKAELLGLGMSQIYSIQQTDVPMMLVVLRKGSAAAHYVLGGPTANRHNAFTLGTVASEIYVMHGETAAVATYSRRLVKEQAAGNPLEPVIDKMNTLAQEYHDKSRPLFCAKTGLVDEIVPMGAIRKYMEAFTASAYQNPKSICPHHQMILPRIIKG
- a CDS encoding radical SAM protein, with product MQHRKKTNHKNKNQLITALVANREGEIFELEGYAAVGMAASLYEPLTIGRTVPMPYGGELMYLPTRSPIVCNMKTGEIERLIENPYLPGDPIFPVAAFNSPGYVQAWLSAYVEDQPAVPLPLFSYGAVGWHEGEFRSAVICVDSEPRQDLRRMQREKIVAGVRQMRKVMPENRLRKHLEKCALEYGCPAGKNFFLSRYEAPLPTSRACNARCMGCISLQKDSDIPCSQNRISFTPSPPEIAEVALEHIGRVKKSVVSFGQGCEGDPLLAADVIEPAIRRIRETTPEGTINMNTNGSLPDVLEKLFDAGLDSIRVSMNSVREACYTAYFRPAGYTFRDVLKSIDLALGRGKFVAINYLNCPGFTDSPEEAEAFIRFREQHPVHLIQWRNLNFDPIRYWKAMNEVATHSTPIGMKTLLHRIRGLFPDLRYGYFNPPKEKWGPKRGKRVI
- the prmA gene encoding 50S ribosomal protein L11 methyltransferase, whose amino-acid sequence is MKWIQAKVTFDVEDRDLATDLISDIFYDFGLQGVVVESTVPDTTADWADGAETLPEADSVSGYFARNEQYEARRAGLETALARLSAVNGIDTQVTYDEIDEEDWAESWKEYFWPEKISDRIVVKPTWRDYQAGPDEMVLEIDPGMAFGTGTHPTTALCIRLIETRMRPGTDLLDVGTGSGILMIAAQKLGAALTVGVDSDAVAVGVARKNLLLNNISPERFDVRGGNLVDVVHRKFDMVVANILSEVILVLLDDIRTVLAEEGLFIGSGIISANREKVVCRMRELGFDILEVREEEGWVAIVGRLKHS
- a CDS encoding vWA domain-containing protein; translation: MFTDFFYTLKNAGIPVSPTSFLTLQKALNKGLINSLNDFYTASRAILVKSERYFDLFDQVFAHRFEGAELPDIGGVEIDEMARTLLEEWLKNPKLLAKALDEDEEKLSRMTPAELIDYFRERLKEQTEAHHGGSKWIGTGGTSPTGHSGYHPGGMRVGGVSRNKSAVKVAMDRRYRDYSLEGPLTQAMMGEALKRLRNMIPSGPKDRVNVDETIYQTMKNAGEIEIIFEQSLKDRLKVILAIDNGGWSMDPYIPVVQTLFDYARAQFKELKTYFFHNTIYDNIWGDPARYRKPKKVSEFARFDPETRLIILGDASMAPYELMTADGSIHLEERSGRPSIEQLRFLSETFPRCVWLNPVPERMWGYTRTITMIRGIFPMFELSIDGLESAISHLMTKS
- a CDS encoding sulfide/dihydroorotate dehydrogenase-like FAD/NAD-binding protein, giving the protein MFKIVKREEMVGGTIVLNEIEAPLIARKAKPGQFVILKANENGERVPLTMADTDPKKGTITIIYMVVGKSTAIFKSLKVGEGFQDVIGPLGKATHLENWGNVVCVGGGTGIAVLHPITRALKEAGNHVTSIIGARSKDILILEEQMKAASHELKICTDDGSYGHHGFVTEVLKDVLEKEDVKQVVAIGPVPMMKFVSLVTKGFDVPTLVSLNPIMVDGTGMCGGCRVSVGGETKFGCVDGPEFDGHQVDFDELMMRLQAYSDEEKACYNEYCMLDE
- a CDS encoding sodium ion-translocating decarboxylase subunit beta, whose amino-acid sequence is MIENILSLFKTTGIFYVTPGMLIMWAIGLLLIYLAIKKEYEPLLLLPIGFGIIIANLPMADLMKPEEGLLWKFYHFGIQWEIIPPLIFLGLGALTDFGPLLARPSLIFLGAGAQAGVYFTFFIAWLMGFDLKEAASIGIIGGADGPTTIFLTSKLAPHLLGSCAVAAYSYMALVPIIQPPIMKMLTTKNERCIRMKKTRKVSALEKLLFPIISAIIIIILVPASAPLIAMFMLGNLFREAKVVDRLSHAAQNELMNIVTIFLGLPIGATMNADNFLQPKVIFIFCLGLIAFMISTATGVLLAKLMNLFLKEKNRINPLLGAAGVSAVPMAARVVHKVGAEADKKNYLLMYAMGPNVAGVIGTVIAAGIFLTVIR
- a CDS encoding helix-turn-helix domain-containing protein translates to MKYVRELTEAELETLEFIRSSYPGARVRNRAHAIILSHKRYALQDIADICNMTRQTASSTINKWEKAGIGGLYDAPRSGRPKALSAEDEAFIFEMAEASPRAVLRLRRAIENQTGKKISDSTLRRTLKKMPEKTDRKIGQKKTE